CGCGTCCCGTCCAAAAACCGCAGCGGCCGCCTGCCGGCCTTTCATATGGAACCGACATGCCTCAAAAAGGACCACATATCTCCCTTGCTCCCGAACGCCTGGTCAAACGCGTTCTGGGACTCCCCCTTGAAGAATTCCAGACCTGGCCGGAATATCTGCAACAGTTGGCGCTGGATTTGGCCGAAGAACTGTTCATCATCCGCTATAACCCCTTCATTCCGGCCAAGGATGTACGCCAGAGCGTAAACGCCCGCCTGCAGGCCGAACGCGCGGCCCTGTCCCCCGAATACTACCGCGAGCTGTCCGGTTGCCTGGAGCGTTTCTGGCAAAGCTATGAAGCCGACCAGAAGTTCAAGGCCACGCTGATCTCGCGCCTGTCCTCGATCATGAACAAGGAACAGGTCGTCTCGACCTCGAACAACCTCATCGAGTGCTCTACCGACGCCACCGACCTGCGCATGGAACTGCCTGCCCTGGTAGTCTTTCCGGAAAACACCTCCCAGATTCAGGGCATTATCCGTCTTGCCAACGAGATGGGCTTCCCCCTCGTGCCCCGCGGCGGCGGTTCCGGCCTGACCGGCGGAGCCGTGCCCGCCAAGCCGCGCAGCGTGATCCTGAGTCTGAGCCGCTTCAAGGATATCCTCGACATCGACGTGCAGGCCCGGACCATCACCGTGCAGTCCGGGGTCATCACCCTGACCGCCATCCAGGCGGCTGCGGCCAAGGGGCTGCTCCTGACCGTGGACCCGGCCTCCAAGGCGGCCTCGTCCATTGGCGGCAACGTCTCGGAGAACGCAGGTGGCCCTTTCGCTTTCGAATACGGCACCACCCTCGACAACCTGCTGTCGTACAAGATGGTCCTGCCCACGGGCGACGTGATCCAGATCAACCGCGTCGATCACCCCCGGCACAAGATCATGCCGGAGGACACTGCGGTATTCGAGGTCCTGGACGAATTCGGCAACAGCCGAGACGTCATCACCCTGCAGGGCGACGAGATCCGTGGCACGGCGCTGGGCAAGGACGTGACCAACAAATTTCTGGGCGGTTTGCCTGGCGTGCAGAAGGAGGGCGTTGACGGCATCATCACCGAAGCGACCTTCACCCTCTACCCCATCCTGCCTCACTCGCGGGTCATGTGCCTGGAATTCTACGGGAATTCCATGCGCAACGCCATGTTCGTCATAAAAGACATCGTGGCCCTGCGCGACGAGATCCGCAATCAGGGAGACCTGGTCAAGCTCTCGGCCCTGGAGGAGTTCGGGATCAAGTATGTCCAGGCCATCGAATATTCCAAGAAATCCCAGAAGTTCGACGGCATCCCCATCTCGGTTCTCATCGTGCAGCTCGACTCCATGGATGAATCCGCGGTCTTCGATGCGGTGCGCCGCATCACCCAGATCTGCGAACGCTACGACAACGTGGACAGCTTCATCGCGGCCGACGCCCACGAAGCCGAGGTTTTCTGGCACGACCGTCACCAGCTTTCGGCCATCTCCAAGCGCACCAGCGGATTCAAGCTCAACGAGGACATCGTCATCCCCCTCGAGGTCATCCCGGATTTCGCGGATTTCTTGGAAGAGCAAAATCTTTATTACCTGGCCATCGCCTACCGCGACGCCCTGCACCAGGTGCAACTGCTGCCTGGCATCGAGGTCGACGACGAGTTCATCCGCATGGAAATGGACGTGGCCTCGTCCATCATCAAGGGCAAGACCACCAAGGAGAGTCTGCCCGAACAGGAACTGGAGCTGCAGACCTCCTTCTTCTTCCAGCATTTGAAATCCAAGTACACAAAGCTGCATGAAGAACTGACCAAAATCTTCGACAACATGCAGAGCACTCGCGTGGTCATCGCCAACCACATGCATGCCGGCGACGGCAACTGCCACGTCAACCTGCCGGTCAACTCCAATGACCCGCGCATGCTGGGGCTGGCCGAAGAGGCTGTGGAAAAGATCTTCCACAAGGTACTCGAATTCAAGGGACAGGTTTCGGGCGAACATGGCATCGGCATCACCAAGATCGGCTTTCTGGCCGAGGAAAAAATCGCGGCCCTGCGCACCTACAAAAAAAAGGTCGATCCCAACAACATCTTCAACCCCGGCAAGCTGACCCAGCGCGACCTGGTCGTGGTGCCCTACACGTTCTCCTTCAACCGGCTGATAAAAGACATCAACAAGACCGCGCTGCCGGGCAAGGAGAGCCTGATCAATCTGCTCCTTAACGTCCAGACCTGCACCCGCTGCGGCAAGTGCAAGCAGGTCTGTCCCATGTATCTGCCCCAGAAGGGACTGCTCTTCCACCCGCGCAACAAGAACATCACCCTCGGCGCGCTGGTGGAGGCCATCTACTACTCGCAGCTGCAGAACGGCGAACCCGAGACGCGGCTGCTGGGCGAGCTGCGCAAGATCCTGGAACATTGCACGGCCTGCGGCAAATGCTACGCCATCTGTCCGGTCAAGATCCGCACCCAGGACGTGACCCTGCAGATGCGCGCCTACCTCGAGGAAAAGGGCGCAGGGGGCCATCCGTTCAAGAACAGGGTTCTGAATCTTTTAAGCCAGGACCCCCAGACCACCCTGCCCAGGATGGCCAAGATCGCGGGCATCGGTCAGGAGATGGGCAACCGCGCAGTAAACCTGTTGCCCGCCAAATGGAGGGAGCGCCTGGACAGCCCGCTGCTGCGCGGCAAGGGACCAAGCACCCAGTTCAGAAATCTGAAGGAAGGCCTCGGTCTGGCCAGGGGCAACATCATCACCGCCGAGAACCTCGGAAGCAAGCGCGCGGTGATCTATTTTCCGGGTTGCGGCGCGGGGCTCTTCTACCGCTCAATCGGCATGGCTGCGGTGCGGCTGCTCCTCGACGCCGGCGTGAGCGTGATCCTGCCGCCGGATCACCTGTGCTGCGGCTATCCGCTCCTGGCTTCGGGCTGCAAGGATCAGTTCGAGCGCATCGGCATGGAGAACCAGAAGGTCATGGAAAGGCTGGTCCGCCAGGCCGAAGCGGCGGGATTCGTCATCAAGTCGGTGCTGACATCGTGCGGCACCTGCCGTGAAGGCATCCGCAACTACCGGCTCAAATCCCTGGAGACACGGCAGGTCGAATTCCAAGACGTGGTCCAGTTCGTCATTCAGCAGGGCAAGGGCGGTTTCGGGCAAGGCCCCGAGCAGCTGCTCTACCATGCGGCATGTCATCACGAATGGACGGGAGTTGCGCCCCTCAAGGCCGGAGAAATCTACGCTTCGGAGCTGGGCAAAATGGTCGGCTCGCAGGTCGCCATTTCGCCTCATTGCTGCGGAGAATCAGGCCTGGGCGCGCTGACCTCGCCCAAGATCTACAACCGTCTGCGACTGCGCAAGAAGGAGCAGCTCTCCTCCGACCTTTCCGGCTACCCCTCAGACAGTCCCGTGATCGTCGGCTGCCCTTCCTGCAAGATCGGCATCAGCCGCACGCTGCTTGAGATGGGCGTCAAACGCGAGGTCGTACACACGCTCGAATTCCTGGCCCGTCTCAGACATGGCGACACCTGGCGCAAGGATTTCCACAAGCAGCTGGCCAAAGCTGCCGTGCAGAACGAAGTGCAGACGCTCACGCGGATTCCATGAAGATACTCGGCATCGATTACGGACAAAAGAGAATCGGACTGGCCATGGCCCGGCACGGCATGGCCTTTCCGTACAAGACCGTGGAAAAAAGCACCCGCGACAAGCTCTTCGCCGACCTCATGGGCATCATCGAGGTCGAAGGCGTGGAGACCATCGTGCTGGGCCTGCCCCTGGACATGAATGGAGAAGAAACCCTCACCACACGGCAGGTCCTGAACTTTCGCGACAGTCTGGCCAGACGGACAACGCTTCCGATCCATCTCGTCAACGAGGCCCTGACCTCTTTTGACGCCCGGCAACGGCTGCGGGAAGCCGGCGTGCCGGAGCGGAAGCACAGGGAAATGCTCGACCAGATGGCTGCCGTCTGCATTCTTGAAACATATCTGGGGAATTCATGAAACTTTGGCTGAAGCTCTTCCTGGCAGGACTTGCGCTCATGCTGCTCGCGGCGGGAGCCACGTTCTTCGCGGCCCGGCAGTTCATCGAAACTCCTCTGGACCTGGCCTCAAACGGAACGGTGATTTTCAATGTGGAACCGGGTGAAAACCTGTTCACGGTCTCAACGCGACTTGAGCGGGAGGGGCTGGTCCGCTGGGGTGAGGCTTTCCGGACCTACGGCCGCTTCAGGAAGGCCACCCTTCAGGCCGGAGAATTCGAGCTCTCCGCGAGCATGTCGCCAAGAGAAATTCTTGAAGTCCTGGCCTCCGGCAGACCAATCCTCTACCGCCTGCACTTCCCCGAAGGCCTGACCATGCGTGAAGTGGCCCTGGCCGTGAACGCCACAGGGCTGAGCACTGCGGAAAAATTCCTCGCGGCCTGCCGCGACCGTGACTTTCTTTTGAGCCAGGGGATAAACGCCACCGACGCCGAAGGCTATCTCTTCCCGGAAACCTATTTTTTCCCGCGCATTCCGGGTCAGAATCCGTACCCCATCCTGAAAACCCTGCTGGACCACTTCAAGTCCACCGTCGCGAACCTGCCCCAGTCACGGGACCCGGAAGAACTGCACCGCATGGTCATTCTGGCCTCGCTGGTGGAAAAAGAGACGGCCGTTCCCTCCGAACGCGGCACCGTGGCCGGTGTTTATGCCAACCGTCTTCGTGTCGGCATGCTCCTGCAATGCGACCCGACCATCATCTACGGTCTGGGTGAAAATTTTGACGGCAACCTGCGCCGCTCCCATCTGCAGGACCCCAAAAACCTCTACAACACCTACGTCCACCCGGGCCTGCCCCCCGGCCCCATCTGCTCTCCCGGCGCTGCTGCCCTGCAGGCCGCGTCCAGCCCTGAACAACACGACCTGTTCTATTTCGTGGCCAGACAGGACGGATCCCACCACTTCAGCCGGTCCCTGCGCGAACATACCAACGCGGTCATCAAATACCAGCGCCGGGGCAAGCCGTTCCCGAGCAACCAGAGCGGGCAAGGCAATTGACGGCGCGGCGGGCAGCCATTTCCAATCCCTGATCTGACAGTTCGTCCTGAATTCCTGCGACCATTCATGGTCCGCCCTTTCGACCAAACAAAACCGATTATATATCCGTAAGGAAAATTTTTCGCTTCAGTTATTTTTCATAATCAGCTATATGTATCGCCGCCTCGCCATCTACGGCCAGGTACTGATCAGATCGTTTTGCCAAATACTTACCAACCAACCCAAGCTCATGTGAACCCCCCGTCGGGATGTTCCCGGCAGGACGTTATACCGCTTCATCATTCAAGGAGGTTGTTTGTGAAAAAACTGCTCTTTTTCGCACTGGCATTCATTTTTCTGGCCACGGCTGCCCAGGGCAAAACCCTGAAGATGGCCCTCGACGCCGACCCGGAGTCCATGGACCCCCATGTTCAGCTCTCCGGCGGCATGCTGCAGTACACCCATCTGTGTTTTGATCCGCTCATCCGCTGGACCAAGGACATGAAATTCGAGGCGCGTCTGGCCACCAAGTGGGAGCGCATCGACGACCTGACAGTGCGTTTTCATCTGCGCGAAGGCGTCAAGTTCCACTCCGGCAACACCTTCACCGCCGCCGACGTGGCGTGGACCCTGGACCGCCTGAAGAAGAGCGAAGACTTCAAGGGCCTCTTCACCTCTTTCGCCACGCCCAAGATCATCGACGACTACACCATCGACATCATCACCACCGAGCCCTATCCGCTGGTGGAAAACATGGCTACCTACATCTTTCCCCTTGATTCCAAGTTCTACACTGGCACCGACGAAAAAGGCCTGGCCAAGGACGCCATCGTCAAGACCGAGTACTCTTTTGCCAACCAGAACCAGTCCGGCACCGGCCCCTTCTACGTGGAATCCCGCGAGCAGGGCGTAAAGTTGGTCTACAAGCGCTTTGCCGACTACTGGGACAAGGACAGCAAGGGCAACGTGAGCGAGCTCATCCTCACCCCCATCAAGGAAAACGCGACCCGCACGGCGGCTCTTTTGTCCGGCGGCGTTGACTTCATCGCCCCTGTTCCGCCCCAGGATTTCGATCGCCTGAGCACCAACAAGGACATCAATCTGGTCAGCATGGCTGGCAGCCGCATCATCACCTTCCAGCTCAACCAGAAGAGAAAGCCCGAATTCGCCAACCTCAAAGTCCGTCAGGCCGTCATCGCGGCCATCGACAACGCCGGCATCGTGGCCAAGCTCATGAAGGGCACCGCCACCGCCGCCCAGCAGCAGGGCCCCGAAGGCTTCGACGGCTATGTGGAAGGCCTGGCTCCCCGCTTCGATCTGGCCAAAGCCAAGCAGCTCATGAAGGAAGCCGGTTTCGAAAACGGCTTCGAGGCGACCATGATCGCCCCCAACAACCGTTATGTGAACGATGAAAAGATCGCCGAAGCCGTTGTTTCCATGCTCTCCAAGATCGGCATCAAGGTCAGCCTCAAGACCATGCCCAAGGCCCAGTACTGGGATGAATTCGACGCCCAGGTGGCCGACATCCAGATGATCGGCTGGCATTCGGACACCGAAGACTCCGCCAACTACTCCGAATACCTGCTCATGTGCCCCAACAAGGACACCGGCAAGGGCCAGTACAACAGCGGCAACTACTGCAACCCCAAGCTTGACGAACTGGTCAACCAGGCCAACGTCGAGAACGACCGCGCAAAGCGCAAGGCGCTGCTGCAGGAAGTTGAAAAGCTCGCCTACGAAGATGCCGCCTATGTGCCCCTGCACTGGCAGAATCTGTCCTGGGCGGCCAAGAAGGGCGTGAACATCGAGCCCGTGGTCAACATCATGGACTTCCCCTACCTTGGCGACCTGGTCGTGGAATAGTCCTCTTTGAAGACTTGATCCATTTGCCAAGACTGTGTACGCGGGGCAGGCTTTTCACGAGGCCTGCCCTTTTTCGAACAAACACCCCCCGTCCGCGCGGCCGCCAGCGCTCCTGACCGTCAGGACGGCAACGGATTCACACATGTTTGCATTCACTGTACGCCGTATTCTTCAAGCCATCATCGTCATGCTCATCATCAGCTTCATCGGCTTCGCCCTCAAGCAGAGCGTGGGCGACCCCGTCCGCGAGCTGACCGGCATTTCGGTTTCAGCCGCAGAGCGAGACGCCATCCGCGAGAAACTCGGGCTCAACGACCCGTTTTTCATTCAGTACGGACGATTTTTGAAAGGCGCCATGCAGGGCAACATCGGCCAGTCCTTCTTCTACAAGAAGCCGGCCATGGAGGTCATCCTGAACAAGGCTCCGGCCACCATCGAGCTGGTCATGTGCTGCACGGTGCTCATTGTCATCCTGTCCATACCCATGGGCATCTACAGCGCCATCTATCCCAAAAGGCTGCTTTCAAGGCTGATCATGGGCCTGAGCACCATCGGCGTGTCCGTACCCATTTTTCTGATCGCGATCCTGCTCATCTATGTCTTCGCCATCGAACTGAACTGGTTGCCGTCCTACGGGCGCGGAGAAACCGTGAACGTCTGGGGCTGGGAATCGGGGCTGCTGACCCTGGACGGCCTGCGGCACCTCATCCTGCCGACCACGGCCCTGACCGCGCTGATGCTGCCGCTCTTCGTACGCCTCATCCGCTCGGAGATGATGGAAGTTCTGGAGAGCGAATACGTCAAGTTCGCTTGGGCCAAGGGCCTGCCGCGCATGCGCATCTGGTTCGTGCATGCCTTCAAGAACACGCTCCTGCCCGTCATCACCGTCGGCGGCGTGCAGATCGGCACCATGATCGCCTTCACCATCCTGACCGAGACGGTTTTTCAGTGGGGCGGACTCGGTTTTCTTTTTCTCGAAGCCGTCGAGCGGGCCGACACCTCGCTCCTGGTAGCCTATCTGATTTTTGTCGGCGTCATCTTCGTCGTGGTGAACACCGCCGTTGACATCATCTATGGCCTGGTCAATCCCATGGTCCGCATCACAGGAAGGAAATAATGAGACTTTGGAAGCAATTCCGCGGCTCGTACTTTTTGTACAGTTTTCTGCATGACCCCGTGGCCATGAGCAGCTTCGTCGTGCTGGCCGTCCTGGCCCTGTCCGCCTTCGGCGCGCCGGTCATCGCTCCCCACGACCCCTACGACACCACAACCATCAACATCATGGATTCGGAAATTCCGCCCGTGTGGATGGACGGTGGCGACAAAAACTTCACCCTCGGCACCGACGCCCAGGGCCGGGACATGCTCAGCACCATGCTCTACGGCATGCGCATCTCGCTGATCATCGGCATCGGCGCGACCTTCCTGCAGGCCGTCATCGGCATCGTTCTCGGGCTCCTGGCCGGATACAAAGGGGGCAGGATCGACAGCTTCCTGATGCGCATGGCCGACGTGCAACTCAGTTTCTCCACCCTCATGGTGGCCATCTTCCTCTCGGCCATCTTCCAGGCCGTCTTCGGCGTGGCGTCGTTCGAGCGCATGGCGGTGCCGTTTCTGGTGCTGGTCATCGGCATCGCCGAGTGGCCGCAATACGCACGCACCGTGCGCGCCTCGGTCCTGGCAGAAAAAAAGAAGGAGTACGTGGAGGCGGCGCGGGTCATGGGCCTGCCAGCGAGCCGCATCATGTGGCGGCACATCCTTCCGAACACCATGTCGCCCATCCTGGTCCTGTCCACCGTACAGGTGGCCCACGCCATCATGAGCGAAGCCGCCCTGTCCTTCCTGGGGCTGGGCATGCCCATCACCAAGCCGTCACTGGGGTCGCTCATCAATTCCGGCTTCGACTACATTTTCAGCGGCTCGTGGTGGATCACCATGTTCCCCGGATTTCTGCTGGTGCTCCTCATTCTGGTCATCAACCTGCTCG
The Deltaproteobacteria bacterium HGW-Deltaproteobacteria-18 genome window above contains:
- a CDS encoding FAD-binding oxidoreductase translates to MPQKGPHISLAPERLVKRVLGLPLEEFQTWPEYLQQLALDLAEELFIIRYNPFIPAKDVRQSVNARLQAERAALSPEYYRELSGCLERFWQSYEADQKFKATLISRLSSIMNKEQVVSTSNNLIECSTDATDLRMELPALVVFPENTSQIQGIIRLANEMGFPLVPRGGGSGLTGGAVPAKPRSVILSLSRFKDILDIDVQARTITVQSGVITLTAIQAAAAKGLLLTVDPASKAASSIGGNVSENAGGPFAFEYGTTLDNLLSYKMVLPTGDVIQINRVDHPRHKIMPEDTAVFEVLDEFGNSRDVITLQGDEIRGTALGKDVTNKFLGGLPGVQKEGVDGIITEATFTLYPILPHSRVMCLEFYGNSMRNAMFVIKDIVALRDEIRNQGDLVKLSALEEFGIKYVQAIEYSKKSQKFDGIPISVLIVQLDSMDESAVFDAVRRITQICERYDNVDSFIAADAHEAEVFWHDRHQLSAISKRTSGFKLNEDIVIPLEVIPDFADFLEEQNLYYLAIAYRDALHQVQLLPGIEVDDEFIRMEMDVASSIIKGKTTKESLPEQELELQTSFFFQHLKSKYTKLHEELTKIFDNMQSTRVVIANHMHAGDGNCHVNLPVNSNDPRMLGLAEEAVEKIFHKVLEFKGQVSGEHGIGITKIGFLAEEKIAALRTYKKKVDPNNIFNPGKLTQRDLVVVPYTFSFNRLIKDINKTALPGKESLINLLLNVQTCTRCGKCKQVCPMYLPQKGLLFHPRNKNITLGALVEAIYYSQLQNGEPETRLLGELRKILEHCTACGKCYAICPVKIRTQDVTLQMRAYLEEKGAGGHPFKNRVLNLLSQDPQTTLPRMAKIAGIGQEMGNRAVNLLPAKWRERLDSPLLRGKGPSTQFRNLKEGLGLARGNIITAENLGSKRAVIYFPGCGAGLFYRSIGMAAVRLLLDAGVSVILPPDHLCCGYPLLASGCKDQFERIGMENQKVMERLVRQAEAAGFVIKSVLTSCGTCREGIRNYRLKSLETRQVEFQDVVQFVIQQGKGGFGQGPEQLLYHAACHHEWTGVAPLKAGEIYASELGKMVGSQVAISPHCCGESGLGALTSPKIYNRLRLRKKEQLSSDLSGYPSDSPVIVGCPSCKIGISRTLLEMGVKREVVHTLEFLARLRHGDTWRKDFHKQLAKAAVQNEVQTLTRIP
- a CDS encoding ABC transporter permease — protein: MFAFTVRRILQAIIVMLIISFIGFALKQSVGDPVRELTGISVSAAERDAIREKLGLNDPFFIQYGRFLKGAMQGNIGQSFFYKKPAMEVILNKAPATIELVMCCTVLIVILSIPMGIYSAIYPKRLLSRLIMGLSTIGVSVPIFLIAILLIYVFAIELNWLPSYGRGETVNVWGWESGLLTLDGLRHLILPTTALTALMLPLFVRLIRSEMMEVLESEYVKFAWAKGLPRMRIWFVHAFKNTLLPVITVGGVQIGTMIAFTILTETVFQWGGLGFLFLEAVERADTSLLVAYLIFVGVIFVVVNTAVDIIYGLVNPMVRITGRK
- a CDS encoding ABC transporter permease; its protein translation is MRLWKQFRGSYFLYSFLHDPVAMSSFVVLAVLALSAFGAPVIAPHDPYDTTTINIMDSEIPPVWMDGGDKNFTLGTDAQGRDMLSTMLYGMRISLIIGIGATFLQAVIGIVLGLLAGYKGGRIDSFLMRMADVQLSFSTLMVAIFLSAIFQAVFGVASFERMAVPFLVLVIGIAEWPQYARTVRASVLAEKKKEYVEAARVMGLPASRIMWRHILPNTMSPILVLSTVQVAHAIMSEAALSFLGLGMPITKPSLGSLINSGFDYIFSGSWWITMFPGFLLVLLILVINLLGDWVQDVLNPKLYKG
- a CDS encoding Holliday junction resolvase RuvX, with amino-acid sequence MKILGIDYGQKRIGLAMARHGMAFPYKTVEKSTRDKLFADLMGIIEVEGVETIVLGLPLDMNGEETLTTRQVLNFRDSLARRTTLPIHLVNEALTSFDARQRLREAGVPERKHREMLDQMAAVCILETYLGNS
- a CDS encoding endolytic transglycosylase MltG yields the protein MKLWLKLFLAGLALMLLAAGATFFAARQFIETPLDLASNGTVIFNVEPGENLFTVSTRLEREGLVRWGEAFRTYGRFRKATLQAGEFELSASMSPREILEVLASGRPILYRLHFPEGLTMREVALAVNATGLSTAEKFLAACRDRDFLLSQGINATDAEGYLFPETYFFPRIPGQNPYPILKTLLDHFKSTVANLPQSRDPEELHRMVILASLVEKETAVPSERGTVAGVYANRLRVGMLLQCDPTIIYGLGENFDGNLRRSHLQDPKNLYNTYVHPGLPPGPICSPGAAALQAASSPEQHDLFYFVARQDGSHHFSRSLREHTNAVIKYQRRGKPFPSNQSGQGN
- a CDS encoding nickel/dipeptide/oligopeptide ABC transporter substrate-binding protein, whose product is MKKLLFFALAFIFLATAAQGKTLKMALDADPESMDPHVQLSGGMLQYTHLCFDPLIRWTKDMKFEARLATKWERIDDLTVRFHLREGVKFHSGNTFTAADVAWTLDRLKKSEDFKGLFTSFATPKIIDDYTIDIITTEPYPLVENMATYIFPLDSKFYTGTDEKGLAKDAIVKTEYSFANQNQSGTGPFYVESREQGVKLVYKRFADYWDKDSKGNVSELILTPIKENATRTAALLSGGVDFIAPVPPQDFDRLSTNKDINLVSMAGSRIITFQLNQKRKPEFANLKVRQAVIAAIDNAGIVAKLMKGTATAAQQQGPEGFDGYVEGLAPRFDLAKAKQLMKEAGFENGFEATMIAPNNRYVNDEKIAEAVVSMLSKIGIKVSLKTMPKAQYWDEFDAQVADIQMIGWHSDTEDSANYSEYLLMCPNKDTGKGQYNSGNYCNPKLDELVNQANVENDRAKRKALLQEVEKLAYEDAAYVPLHWQNLSWAAKKGVNIEPVVNIMDFPYLGDLVVE